In the Oncorhynchus nerka isolate Pitt River linkage group LG2, Oner_Uvic_2.0, whole genome shotgun sequence genome, one interval contains:
- the LOC115142456 gene encoding CD209 antigen-like protein D, with product MVDYVNKQVIELNKVIEGNENRATRRVKTETYLSDGRTRLYRLAAVCFGMMCILQVILNISLKLVFCTGRVVEQRDMGVPTRTLLGCIEGWRLSGSSCYFLSTERKTWEESRQDCLERGADLVVVNSRDEQKFLTGLNRNIDHVWIGLTDRETEGTWKWVDGTPLVTRYWGRNQPDNGAVFVVHIGEEDCVEINYGYLDPVYKWNDIACNSQFNWICERVI from the exons ATGGTTGACTATGTCAATAAACAGGTTATTGAATTAAACAAGGTTATTGAAGGAAACGAGAATAGAGCAACGAGGAGAGTAAAGACTGAGACCTATCTCTCAG ATGGAAGAACAAGACTCTACAGGCtggctgctgtgtgttttgggatgATGTGTATTCTACAAGTCATTCTCAACATCTCCCTAAAGCTAGTTTTCT GTACCGGAAGAGTGGTGGAACAGAGGGACATGGGGGTCCCAACAAGGACTCTGTTAGGGTGTATTGAAGGATGGAGGCTGTCAGGATCCAGCTGTTACTTCCTGTCTACTGAGAGGAAAACCTGGGAGGAGAGCAGACAAGACTgtctggagagaggagcagacctgGTGGTTGTAAACAGCAGAGAtgaacag AAATTCCTCACTGGATTAAACAGGAATATTGATCATGTTTGGATCGGTCtgactgatagagagacagaggggacctGGAAATGGGTGGATGGTACACCACTGGTCACAAG GTACTGGGGGCGTAACCAGCCTGATAATGGTGCTGTTTTTGTAGTACACATAGGAGAGGAGGACTGTGTTGAGATTAATTATGGGTATCTTGACCCTGTATATAAATGGAATGACATAGCATGTAACTCTCAATTTAACTGGATTTGTGAAAGGGTGATATAA